The Microcebus murinus isolate Inina chromosome 4, M.murinus_Inina_mat1.0, whole genome shotgun sequence genome has a segment encoding these proteins:
- the LOC105871387 gene encoding olfactory receptor 52K1-like, whose amino-acid sequence MSTSNVNSTHPAVFLLVGIPGLEHLHIWISIPFCFAYTLALLGNCTLLFIIWADAALHEPMYFFLAMLATIDLVLSSTTLPKILAIFWFRDREINFYACLVQMFFLHSFSIMESAVLLAMAFDRYVAICKPLHYTTVLTGPLITKIGMAAVARAVTLMTPLPFLLRRFHYCQGSAIAHCYCEHMAVVRLACGDTRFNNIYGIAVAMFIGVFDLSFVILSYVFILRAVLQLASQEARYKAFGTCVSHVGAILAFYTPAIVSSVMHRVARRAAPHVHILLANFYMLFPPMINPIIYGVKTKQIRERVLELFLRKDV is encoded by the coding sequence ATGTCAACCTCCAATGTCAACTCAACCCACCCAGCTGTGTTCTTGTTGGTAGGAATTCCTGGTTTGGAGCACCTGCACATCTGGATCTCTATACCGTTCTGCTTTGCCTATACTCTGGCTCTGCTAGGCAACTGTACCCTTCTCTTCATCATCTGGGCTGATGCAGCACTCCATGAGCCCATGTACTTCTTTCTGGCCATGCTGGCAACCATCGACCTGGTCCTCTCTTCTACAACACTGCCCAAAATACTTGCCATTTTTTGGTTCAGAGATCGGGAGATCAACTTCTATGCCTGTCTGGTCCAGATGTTCTTTCTTCACTCCTTCTCCATCATGGAGTCAGCAGTGCTACTGGCCATGGCCTTTgaccgctacgtggccatctgcaagccactGCACTACACCACGGTCCTGACCGGGCCCCTGATCACCAAGATTGGCATGGCTGCTGTGGCCAGGGCCGTGACACTAATGACTCCACTCCCCTTTCTGCTGAGACGCTTCCACTACTGCCAAGGCTCAGCGATTGCCCACTGCTACTGTGAACACATGGCAGTGGTGAGACTGGCATGTGGGGACACTCGCTTCAACAACATCTATGGCATTGCTGTGGCCATGTTTATTGGAGTGTTTGATCTTTCCTTTGTTATCCTGTCTTATGTGTTTATCCTTCGGGCAGTTCTACAGCTTGCCTCTCAGGAAGCACGCTACAAGGCATTTGGGACATGTGTGTCTCACGTAGGTGCCATCTTAGCCTTCTACACACCTGCAATCGTCTCCTCAGTCATGCACCGTGTGGCCCGCCGGGCTGCTCCACATGTCCACATTCTCCTTGCCAATTTCTATATGCTCTTCCCACCTATGATCAATCCCATCATCTACGGTGTCAAGACCAAGCAGATTCGTGAGCGAGTCTTAGAACTGTTCCTGAGAAAGGATGTGTAA
- the LOC105871389 gene encoding olfactory receptor 52K1-like, translating into MSAVNITATHPAFFLLMGIPGLEHLHLWISIPFCSAYTLALLGNCTLLFIIQADAALHEPMYLFLAMLATIDLVLSSSTVPKMLALFWFKDQEINFYACLVQMFFLHSFSIMESAVLLAMAFDRYVAICKPLHYTTVLTGPLITKIGMAAVARAVTLMTPLPFLLRRFHYCRGSAIAHCYCEHMAVVRLACGDTRFNNIYGIAVAMFIGVLDLLFVILSYVFILRAVLQLASQEARYKAFGTCVSHIGAILAFYTPVVISSVMHRVARRAAPHVHILLANFYMLFPPMINPIIYGVKTKQIRERVLELFLRKDV; encoded by the coding sequence ATGTCAGCTGTCAACATCACCGCCACCCATCCAGCGTTCTTCTTGTTGATGGGGATCCCGGGCCTGGAGCACCTGCACCTCTGGATCTCTATCCCCTTCTGCTCAGCCTATACATTGGCCCTGCTTGGAAACTGCACCCTTCTCTTCATCATTCAGGCTGATGCAGCTCTCCATGAGCCCATGTACCTCTTTCTGGCCATGCTGGCAACCATTGACCTGGTCCTTTCCTCTTCAACAGTGCCCAAAATGCTTGCTTTATTCTGGTTCAAAGATCAAGAGATCAACTTCTATGCCTGTCTGGTCCAGATGTTCTTTCTTCACTCCTTCTCCATCATGGAGTCAGCAGTGCTACTGGCCATGGCCTTTgaccgctacgtggccatctgcaagccactGCACTACACCACGGTCCTGACCGGGCCCCTGATCACCAAGATTGGCATGGCTGCTGTGGCCAGGGCCGTGACACTAATGACTCCACTTCCCTTTCTGCTGAGACGCTTCCACTACTGCCGAGGTTCAGCGATTGCCCACTGCTACTGTGAACACATGGCAGTGGTGAGACTGGCATGTGGGGACACTCGCTTCAACAACATCTATGGCATTGCTGTGGCCATGTTTATTGGAGTGTTGGACCTGCTCTTTGTTATCCTGTCTTATGTGTTTATCCTTCGGGCAGTTCTACAGCTTGCCTCTCAGGAAGCACGCTACAAAGCATTTGGGACATGTGTGTCTCACATCGGTGCCATCTTAGCCTTCTATACACCTGTGGTCATCTCCTCAGTCATGCACCGTGTGGCCCGCCGGGCTGCTCCACATGTCCACATTCTTCTTGCCAATTTCTATATGCTCTTCCCACCTATGATCAATCCCATCATCTACGGTGTCAAGACCAAGCAGATTCGTGAGCGAGTCTTAGAACTGTTCCTGAGAAAGGATGTGTAA